A DNA window from Brassica napus cultivar Da-Ae chromosome C1, Da-Ae, whole genome shotgun sequence contains the following coding sequences:
- the LOC106404372 gene encoding uncharacterized protein At4g04775-like translates to MTNTKYHGAIPSRCWCGKKIFTYVSKTEENPYRRFFRCEIGLQRKKENHLFKWVDEALLDEIERMSEHQARVAEEIEDLRISMKKTVQEEVMNHKHSLDVGCVGTLFSLLCLWSKCD, encoded by the exons ATGACGAACACGAAATACCATGGAGCGATCCCTTCCAGATGCTGGTGTGGAAAGAAGATTTtcacttatgtttcaaaaaCGGAAGAGAACCCATACAGACGATTCTTCAGATGTGAGATTGGTTTACAG agaaaaaaagaaaatcatcttTTTAAGTGGGTGGATGAGGCTCTGCTTGATGAGATTGAAAGGATGTCTGAGCATCAGGCGAGAGTTGCTGAGGAAATTGAAGATCTGAGAATTTCCATGAAGAAGACAGTGCAGGAAGAAGTTATGAACCATAAGCATTCGCTTGATGTAGGTTGCGTAGGAACCCTTTTCAGTTTGTTATGTCTCTGGTCCAAATGTGATTGA